The following proteins are co-located in the Acropora palmata chromosome 11, jaAcrPala1.3, whole genome shotgun sequence genome:
- the LOC141858869 gene encoding adrenocorticotropic hormone receptor-like, with protein sequence MTQQNIGNASIAADEVNPYCSDLDIFFSNADVDTLSRVDAILCFVNAVFSFVAVFANAIILYALYKASSLNSTSKALLCSLALSDMGIGAIVQPLFVVYRWAQIRHGLEDDACMAGFIAHVTGSGLAAVSFLTMTTISVDRLLALHLRMKYQAIITLRRTCLALAFIWTLGCLSGVSWKRDQREHSFSSIICIPICFVVSFLCYFKIYRVLRKQGCKMAGHVNLLKGKGKITEMNLSRYKKSVLSMFYLFCAFLISFLPYFCLKLAVVMSGWNTAISVLFSISLTMVYLNSSLNPLIYCWRITELKQIVLQTLCQCFSIIRGFSFKPVLV encoded by the coding sequence ATGACTCAGCAAAATATTGGAAATGCAAGCATAGCCGCCGATGAGGTGAACCCGTATTGCAGTGACTTAGACATTTTCTTCAGTAATGCAGACGTTGATACACTTTCTCGAGTAGACGCAATTCTTTGCTTTGTTAACGCTGTCTTTAGTTTTGTAGCAGTGTTCGCCAACGCCATTATTTTGTACGCTTTATACAAAGCTTCTTCGTTGAATTCAACTTCTAAAGCTTTGCTGTGTAGCTTGGCTCTTTCCGATATGGGAATCGGTGCAATAGTACAGCCACTCTTCGTAGTCTACAGATGGGCGCAGATTCGACATGGTCTTGAAGACGACGCTTGTATGGCTGGATTTATCGCCCATGTTACAGGGAGTGGCCTTGCAGCTGTTTCATTTCTCACAATGACAACTATAAGCGTTGACCGGCTACTCGCTCTACATCTTCGAATGAAGTATCAGGCAATCATTACACTAAGACGGACATGCCTTGCCCTTGCTTTCATATGGACTCTAGGTTGTCTGTCGGGTGTGTCATGGAAACGAGATCAAAGAGAACACAGTTTTTCCAGCATCATTTGTATCCCAATTTGTTTCGTTGTTTCCTTTCTCTGTTACTTCAAGATTTATCGAGTTCTGCGAAAACAGGGCTGTAAAATGGCAGGCCATGTCAACCTTTTAAAAGGCAAAGGAAAAATCACCGAAATGAACTTGAGTCGTTACAAGAAATCTGTTCTCAGCATGTTTTATTTGTTCTGCGCCTTCTTGATATCATTTCTTCCATACTTTTGCCTCAAACTTGCGGTAGTGATGTCCGGCTGGAACACTGCTATCTCTGTCTTGTTTAGCATCAGTCTGACTATGGTTTACTTAAACAGTTCTCTCAATCCTTTGATTTATTGCTGGAGAATAACGGAATTGAAACAAATAGTCCTCCAAACTTTGTGCCAATGTTTTTCTATTATACgaggtttttctttcaaaccaGTTCTTGTGTAA
- the LOC141897098 gene encoding uncharacterized protein LOC141897098 — protein MSADSLFSANMADTSLISSFGFSRFLRISWIVGVIAHTTYVFIKSVCEQSVESSPLQKRLNPTASTVLFFPDKHLACRQLLFEGRCNRRNCQFLHEETSLSKLIRVLLGAKESLDVCVFTINCRELADAVVLLHKNGVVVRVLTDDEQMGTTGSQIEKFRREGIQVRHDLSSFFMHHKFAVIDRKQLLNGSFNWTRQAVTGNRENVMITSDQDIVKAFSEEFEALWEKYDPCKRTQLKAS, from the coding sequence ATGTCCGCTGATTCTTTATTTTCAGCAAATATGGCCGACACTTCTCTAATCTCCTCTTTTGGGTTTTCAAGATTTCTCCGCATTTCGTGGATAGTTGGAGTTATTGCCCACACAACTTATGTTTTTATCAAAAGTGTTTGTGAACAGAGCGTGGAGTCATCTCCACTGCAAAAGAGATTGAACCCAACGGCTTCTACAGTACTTTTCTTTCCAGACAAACATCTTGCTTGTAGACAGCTATTGTTTGAAGGACGCTGCAATAGACGGAATTGCCAGTTTTTACACGAAGAAACTTCTTTAAGTAAGTTAATAAGAGTACTTTTAGGGGCCAAAGAAAGTCTCGATGTCTGTGTGTTCACTATCAACTGTAGAGAGCTGGCGGATGCCGTTGTTTTACTCCACAAAAATGGCGTCGTTGTGCGAGTATTGACTGATGACGAACAGATGGGAACCACTGGTTCACAGATTGAAAAGTTTAGAAGAGAAGGGATTCAAGTGCGTCATGATCTATCTTCTTTCTTCATGCATCACAAATTTGCTGTCATTGATCGGAAACAATTGTTAAACGGCTCGTTTAACTGGACCAGACAGGCAGTCACAGGAAACCGGGAAAATGTTATGATTACAAGTGATCAAGACATTGTAAAAGCTTTTTCAGAGGAATTTGAAGCCTTGTGGGAGAAGTACGATCCTTGTAAGAGGACACAACTGAAAGCTTCTTGA